A DNA window from Hordeum vulgare subsp. vulgare chromosome 1H, MorexV3_pseudomolecules_assembly, whole genome shotgun sequence contains the following coding sequences:
- the LOC123394956 gene encoding protein trichome birefringence-like 8, producing MHVRHATIFSVLLVLFVLSVIVTQKPLFPTRSPPRLINHVNGGCDYSDGKWVRDITATTTTYGEDCPFLDPGFRCMQNGRNDSSFRQWRWQPRHGSCHLPKFNASDMLERSRNGRIVFVGDSIGRNQWESMLCMLAAAVPAGSRIKEKFGKPLSRHKGYLSMVFADYNLSMEYYRAPMLVKVDRLPPTSDGAIKRAIRLDVVPWHAARWASADVLVLNTGHWWNLHKTIKSGNYFTLGDRFNVTTNIKEAFRRSLQTVKDWALTNPRLSKRGHLFFRSYSPSHYRNRTWDTGGSCTDQWDPLTTITSERDQQEHSWINTMISSVARSMRRRHGMNKDAVFLNITYTTGLRRDGHPSRYREPETPSDAPEDCSHWCLPGVPDVWNQMMYGHLVSMGFDMGSINR from the exons ATGCATGTTAGACATGCTACAATCTTCTCCGTCTTGCTCGTCCTCTTCGTGCTCTCCGTCATCGTCACACAGAAGCCCCTCTTCCCGACTCGGTCACCGCCGCGTCTCATCAACCACGTCAACGGTGGGTGCGATTACTCCGACGGGAAATGGGTGAGGGACATCACCGCCACCACCACGACCTATGGGGAGGACTGCCCGTTCCTCGACCCCGGCTTCCGTTGCATGCAGAACGGCCGAAACGACTCGTCCTTTCGTCAGTGGCGCTGGCAACCTCGCCATGGCAGCTGCCACCTCCCTAA GTTTAACGCGTCCGATATGCTGGAGAGGAGCCGGAACGGCCGGATCGTGTTCGTCGGCGACTCCATCGGTCGCAACCAATGGGAGTCCATGTTGTgcatgctcgccgccgccgtgccGGCCGGTTCGAGGATAAAAGAGAAGTTCGGGAAGCCCCTGAGCCGGCACAAGGGCTACCTCTCCATGGTCTTTGCGGATTACAACCTCTCCATGGAGTACTACCGCGCGCCCATGCTCGTCAAGGTCGACCGTCTCCCGCCGACGAGCGATGGCGCAATCAAGAGGGCCATCCGGCTTGACGTGGTGCCGTGGCATGCCGCCCGCTGGGCCAGCGCCGATGTGCTCGTCCTCAACACGGGTCACTGGTGGAACCTGCATAAGACCATCAAATC AGGAAACTATTTCACCCTGGGCGATCGGTTCAACGTGACAACAAACATCAAGGAAGCATTCCGACGGTCTTTGCAGACGGTGAAAGATTGGGCACTGACCAATCCCCGACTCTCCAAGAGGGGCCACCTCTTCTTCAGGAGCTATTCCCCATCACACTACCGCAATCGGACATGGGACACGGGTGGCTCCTGCACGGACCAATGGGATCCGCTCACGACGATCACGAGTGAGAGGGACCAGCAGGAGCACTCGTGGATCAACACAATGATCTCGAGTGTGGCACGGAGCATGAGGAGACGGCATGGGATGAACAAGGATGCGGTGTTCTTGAACATAACATACACGACGGGCTTGAGGAGGGATGGGCATCCGTCGCGGTACCGGGAGCCCGAGACGCCATCGGATGCGCCCGAGGATTGTAGCCACTGGTGCCTGCCGGGTGTGCCGGACGTGTGGAACCAGATGATGTACGGGCACCTCGTGTCCATGGGATTCGACATGGGGTCGATTAATAGATAG